A region of Methyloversatilis discipulorum DNA encodes the following proteins:
- the pabB gene encoding aminodeoxychorismate synthase component I encodes MKFILDFSTPDRLPRRLVFGEPLEVVRADSVDAVRPALRRVAEATQGGLHAVGYVAYEAAPAFDRAARVRSGCGVPLVWFGLHHAPVDCGPDAPAPFEVPAWELDTGRDEYGQAIDAIHAAIRRGDAYQMNYTVRAHARFSGDAQSYYEQLRQAQQAEFCAYADIGTHRILSASPELFFSWQDGVLTTRPMKGTARRGQLPEEDAELARWLRDSEKNRAENLMIVDLLRNDLSRLSMPGGVQVPHLFSIENYPTLLQMTSTITARTRPEVTLDDVFAALFPCGSITGAPKLKSMDIIAELEKSPRAVYCGAIGHVAPGGAARFNVAIRTVTLDVAKERMECGLGGGITWDSVATDEYAEVQTKSRFLTRAGNGFELFETLLLVDGRYELLDRHLARLNASARHFGFAAPQDPAAVLAAHAEAYPQGRLRVRLLCAADGGMRIESAAAGEPDNSPRKVRLASAPVSRAEPLLYHKTTRRGLYDAHLSQVAGSAFDVLLWNDAGELTEFTRGNLVLDIDGCRYTPPVSSGLLDGTLRRELVERGELLERVLTCDDLGRAQGVWFINSVRGWIPVTIDNAPLDTAPAIVPAYADPYAGHRDAG; translated from the coding sequence ATGAAATTCATACTCGACTTCTCGACCCCGGACAGACTGCCACGCCGCCTCGTGTTCGGCGAACCGCTCGAAGTGGTGCGCGCCGACAGCGTGGACGCCGTGCGCCCTGCCCTGCGTCGCGTCGCCGAAGCCACGCAGGGCGGACTGCACGCGGTCGGCTACGTCGCCTACGAGGCCGCGCCCGCCTTCGATCGCGCGGCGCGCGTGCGCAGCGGATGCGGCGTGCCGCTGGTCTGGTTCGGCCTGCACCACGCGCCGGTCGATTGCGGCCCCGACGCGCCGGCCCCGTTCGAGGTGCCGGCATGGGAACTGGACACCGGGCGCGACGAATACGGGCAGGCGATCGACGCGATCCACGCCGCCATCCGTCGCGGCGACGCCTACCAGATGAACTACACGGTGCGCGCCCACGCGCGCTTTTCCGGCGACGCGCAGTCCTACTACGAGCAATTGCGACAGGCGCAGCAAGCCGAGTTCTGCGCCTACGCCGACATCGGCACCCACCGCATCCTATCGGCGTCGCCGGAACTGTTCTTCTCGTGGCAGGACGGCGTGCTGACGACACGACCGATGAAGGGCACCGCACGGCGTGGCCAACTGCCGGAAGAGGACGCCGAACTCGCGCGCTGGCTGCGCGATTCGGAAAAGAACCGCGCCGAGAACCTGATGATCGTCGACCTGCTGCGCAATGACCTGTCGCGGCTGTCGATGCCGGGTGGCGTGCAGGTGCCTCACCTGTTCTCGATCGAGAACTACCCGACCCTGCTGCAGATGACCTCGACCATCACCGCGCGCACCCGCCCCGAGGTGACGCTGGACGACGTGTTCGCCGCCCTCTTCCCCTGTGGCTCGATCACCGGTGCGCCCAAGCTGAAGTCGATGGACATCATCGCTGAGCTCGAGAAATCGCCACGCGCGGTCTACTGCGGTGCCATCGGCCACGTGGCACCGGGCGGTGCGGCGCGCTTCAACGTCGCCATCCGTACGGTCACGCTGGACGTGGCGAAAGAGAGGATGGAATGCGGGCTGGGCGGCGGCATCACCTGGGATTCGGTCGCCACCGACGAGTACGCCGAAGTGCAGACCAAGAGCCGTTTCCTGACCCGCGCCGGCAATGGCTTCGAACTGTTCGAGACGCTGTTGCTGGTCGATGGCCGCTACGAACTGCTCGACCGCCACCTCGCCAGGCTCAACGCATCGGCACGCCATTTCGGCTTCGCCGCACCGCAGGACCCGGCCGCCGTGCTGGCAGCGCATGCCGAGGCATATCCGCAGGGCCGCCTGCGCGTGCGCCTGTTGTGCGCCGCAGACGGTGGCATGCGCATCGAGAGCGCCGCCGCTGGCGAGCCCGACAACAGCCCGCGCAAAGTCAGGCTGGCTTCGGCGCCGGTGTCCCGCGCCGAGCCGCTGCTCTACCACAAGACCACGCGCCGGGGCCTCTACGACGCCCACCTGTCGCAGGTCGCCGGCAGCGCCTTCGACGTGCTGCTGTGGAACGACGCTGGCGAGCTGACCGAATTCACGCGCGGCAACCTGGTGCTCGACATCGACGGCTGCCGGTACACGCCGCCGGTATCGAGCGGCCTGCTTGACGGCACGCTGCGGCGCGAACTGGTGGAGCGTGGCGAACTGCTGGAACGCGTGCTCACCTGCGATGACCTCGGCCGCGCCCAAGGCGTCTGGTTCATCAACAGCGTGCGCGGCTGGATACCGGTCACGATCGACAACGCGCCGCTGGACACGGCCCCCGCCATCGTGCCCGCCTACGCCGATCCCTATGCCGGACACCGCGACGCTGGCTGA
- the epsF gene encoding chain length determinant protein EpsF, giving the protein MTFQQFLLILRARWLVGLAVLLVVVATTVAVSLVLPKQYTSATSVLIDVKSPDPILGVTLPALVTPGYMATQVDIVTSDRVAQRVVRMLGFEKSAQAVEQWREATDGQGSMDAYFADLLKKKLDVKPSRDSNVLSIEFSGQDPAFSAAVANAFAQAYIDTNLELKIEPAKQYANWFASQSKALRENLEQAQSKLSAFQQETGIVNTDERLDIESARLAELSSQYTAIQAQRSDSSSRQAQVSQSQIETLPEVQQNSLIIGLKSELARGESRLNEMSQRFGRNHPEYQRAQGEVDTLRSKLDAEMKKVASTLSTSNRVNVQREAEVRAALAAQKNRVLELKKQRDDLAVLQREVESAQRAYDAVAQRFTQTSLESQTTQTNIVVLTPAIAPIEHSSPNLLLNTLVAIFLGVLLAVGTVLLLELLDQRVRGDDDLQQLLGVPVLGLISTVKFNKGAKRARAATA; this is encoded by the coding sequence ATGACGTTTCAGCAATTCCTGCTCATTCTGCGCGCGCGCTGGCTGGTCGGCCTGGCGGTGCTTCTGGTTGTCGTCGCCACCACGGTCGCGGTCAGTCTGGTGCTGCCCAAGCAATACACCTCGGCCACCTCGGTGCTGATCGACGTGAAGTCGCCCGATCCCATCCTTGGCGTCACGCTGCCGGCACTGGTGACGCCGGGTTATATGGCGACCCAGGTGGACATCGTCACGTCGGACCGCGTCGCCCAGCGCGTCGTGCGCATGCTCGGTTTCGAGAAGAGCGCCCAGGCGGTCGAGCAGTGGCGCGAAGCGACCGACGGTCAGGGCTCGATGGACGCCTATTTCGCCGACCTGCTGAAGAAGAAGCTCGACGTCAAACCGTCGCGCGATTCCAACGTATTGTCGATCGAATTCAGCGGCCAGGATCCGGCCTTTTCCGCGGCCGTCGCGAATGCCTTCGCGCAGGCTTACATCGACACCAACCTCGAACTGAAGATCGAACCGGCCAAGCAGTACGCGAACTGGTTCGCCAGCCAGTCCAAGGCGCTGCGAGAAAATCTCGAGCAGGCGCAAAGCAAGCTGTCCGCCTTCCAGCAGGAAACCGGCATCGTCAACACCGATGAGCGCCTCGACATCGAGAGCGCGCGTCTTGCCGAGCTGTCCAGCCAGTACACCGCGATCCAGGCGCAGCGCAGCGACAGTTCGTCGCGCCAGGCGCAGGTCAGTCAGTCGCAGATCGAAACGCTGCCCGAAGTGCAGCAGAATTCGCTGATCATCGGTCTGAAGTCGGAACTGGCGCGCGGTGAGTCGAGGCTGAACGAAATGAGCCAGCGCTTCGGTCGCAACCATCCGGAGTACCAGCGCGCCCAGGGCGAGGTCGATACCCTGCGCAGCAAGCTCGACGCCGAAATGAAGAAGGTGGCCAGCACGCTCAGCACCAGCAACCGCGTGAACGTGCAGCGCGAAGCTGAAGTGCGTGCAGCACTGGCGGCGCAGAAGAACCGCGTGCTCGAACTGAAGAAGCAGCGCGACGACCTGGCCGTGCTGCAGCGCGAGGTCGAGAGCGCGCAGCGCGCCTACGACGCGGTCGCCCAGCGCTTCACCCAGACCAGCCTCGAAAGCCAGACCACGCAGACCAATATCGTCGTGCTGACGCCGGCGATCGCGCCGATCGAACATTCCAGTCCCAACCTGCTGCTGAACACGCTGGTCGCCATCTTCCTCGGCGTGCTGCTGGCGGTCGGTACCGTGCTGCTGCTCGAACTGCTGGATCAGCGCGTGCGCGGTGACGACGATCTGCAGCAGCTGCTCGGTGTGCCGGTGCTCGGCCTGATCTCGACCGTCAAGTTCAACAAGGGCGCAAAACGCGCCCGCGCGGCCACCGCCTGA
- a CDS encoding adenine phosphoribosyltransferase, whose amino-acid sequence MTHSSDLAPLRSLIRTIPDFPEPGIQFRDITPLLADARGLTQALDALEHSIEPGSIDIVAAIEARGFLFAGALAQRLGAGLVPVRKPGKLPGPTLGVDYALEYGCDRLEMHTGAFAPGARVLVLDDLIATGGTAMACGELVERAGGQLIGFRFLIDLPTLGGSALLAARGWHSHALLQY is encoded by the coding sequence ATGACACATTCGTCCGACCTCGCGCCGCTGCGCTCGCTGATCCGCACCATTCCCGACTTTCCGGAGCCGGGCATCCAGTTCCGGGACATCACACCGCTGCTGGCCGACGCACGCGGCCTGACGCAGGCACTGGACGCACTCGAACACAGCATCGAACCGGGCAGCATCGACATCGTCGCCGCCATCGAGGCGCGCGGCTTCCTGTTCGCCGGCGCGCTGGCGCAGCGACTCGGCGCCGGTCTGGTGCCGGTACGCAAGCCCGGCAAGCTGCCGGGCCCGACGCTGGGCGTCGATTACGCGCTCGAGTACGGCTGCGACCGGCTGGAAATGCACACAGGCGCTTTCGCCCCCGGCGCGCGGGTGCTGGTGCTGGACGATCTGATCGCCACCGGCGGCACCGCCATGGCCTGCGGCGAACTGGTCGAACGCGCCGGTGGGCAGCTCATCGGCTTCCGCTTCCTGATCGACCTGCCGACGCTCGGCGGCTCCGCCCTGCTCGCCGCGCGCGGCTGGCACAGCCACGCGCTGCTGCAGTACTGA
- a CDS encoding EpsD family peptidyl-prolyl cis-trans isomerase → MPHHARRSIALTVIAAAILTACGGEGGEKKTATQVAAKVNGGEVSVHQINQVMQRTNVANPEQAKAASRQVLERLIDQELLVQQAVEKKLDRDPKTLQAIEAARREVLARAYLEQVSSAAVKPTDSEIKDYYSQHPELFSERRIFNLRELAIAAGPDFTPKLEQFMSQPRNLQQIAEWLRSENVRFTANAVTKPAEQLPLEMVKRVHQIKDGQIGVLGTPSGILVIEVAASRSVPVDENAARPVIEQFLLNQRKGELAQSEVKKLRESGKIEYMGEFTAPAPTAAAPAAAPAAPAAAPAAGTESAVDKGLSGLK, encoded by the coding sequence ATGCCACATCACGCACGCCGTTCCATCGCCTTGACCGTCATCGCTGCAGCCATCCTGACTGCCTGCGGCGGCGAGGGCGGCGAAAAGAAGACGGCGACTCAGGTTGCCGCAAAGGTTAACGGCGGTGAAGTTTCGGTGCATCAGATCAATCAGGTCATGCAGCGTACCAATGTGGCGAATCCCGAGCAGGCCAAGGCGGCCAGCCGCCAGGTTCTCGAGCGCCTGATCGATCAGGAGCTGTTGGTGCAGCAGGCGGTCGAGAAGAAGCTGGACCGCGATCCGAAGACGCTGCAGGCGATCGAGGCTGCGCGCCGCGAAGTGCTGGCCCGTGCCTACCTCGAGCAGGTGTCCAGCGCGGCGGTCAAGCCGACCGACAGCGAAATCAAGGATTACTACAGCCAGCACCCGGAGCTGTTCTCCGAGCGCCGCATCTTCAATCTGCGCGAGCTGGCCATCGCTGCCGGCCCGGACTTTACGCCCAAGCTCGAACAGTTCATGTCGCAGCCGCGCAATCTGCAGCAGATCGCCGAGTGGCTGCGCAGTGAGAACGTGCGCTTCACCGCCAATGCGGTGACCAAGCCCGCCGAGCAGCTGCCGCTCGAAATGGTGAAGCGGGTGCATCAGATCAAGGACGGCCAGATCGGCGTGCTCGGCACCCCGAGCGGCATTCTGGTGATCGAGGTGGCCGCGTCGCGCAGCGTGCCGGTCGACGAGAACGCCGCACGACCGGTGATCGAACAGTTCCTGCTGAACCAGCGCAAGGGTGAGCTGGCGCAGTCGGAAGTGAAGAAGCTGCGTGAAAGCGGCAAGATCGAGTACATGGGCGAATTCACCGCGCCTGCGCCGACTGCTGCTGCACCGGCCGCTGCACCTGCCGCACCGGCCGCTGCGCCGGCCGCCGGTACCGAATCGGCGGTGGACAAGGGACTTTCGGGGCTCAAGTAA
- the epsL gene encoding XrtB/PEP-CTERM-associated polysaccharide biosynthesis outer membrane protein EpsL, with product MNNNISKCLTGVLLCASVVPGAASADEDDVFSLTTSANWQYVDNVFYLPDGNEPTSFGPNTPRGDHSTTLSAGIVGEKRLGRQVLTANTTFNRTRYNDISLLDNDGYNLAAGWLWTVGSDLSGNLSYSKRRYMLGFGDFRQVDLTKNLVDAETWRFDGTYKLDAYWALFGSLNRDTQRNDAVVRRPSDYDIDRLEAGARYTTRGGTSFELLGRESRGDFPNRAASVLRDNAYKQKDAEFRVRWQPVGHSKLSASVGVSKREHERARTRNYDDVYGRLSWEWRPTGHLGLTFDAQRQISGLDDNFTTYFETETYSLTPVWYVTGKLRVDGLLQYRARDGQGRGNSDFIDPAVLALLGDRAAQRTEDLYTYSVGATWSIQRNLSASAQWRHDRRDSNINFYQYRTDSVSMSLQYLF from the coding sequence ATGAACAATAACATTTCAAAATGTTTGACCGGTGTGCTGCTCTGCGCATCCGTGGTCCCAGGGGCGGCGAGCGCAGATGAAGACGATGTGTTCAGCCTGACTACGTCGGCGAACTGGCAGTACGTGGACAATGTGTTCTATCTGCCGGATGGCAACGAACCGACGTCCTTCGGTCCGAATACGCCGCGTGGGGACCACAGCACGACGCTCAGTGCCGGTATCGTCGGCGAGAAACGTCTGGGCCGGCAGGTGCTGACCGCGAACACCACGTTCAACCGCACCCGCTACAACGACATCAGCCTGCTCGACAACGACGGTTACAACCTCGCTGCTGGCTGGCTCTGGACTGTCGGCAGCGATCTGAGCGGCAATCTGAGCTACAGCAAGCGCCGTTACATGCTTGGTTTCGGTGATTTTCGGCAGGTGGACCTGACCAAGAATCTGGTCGATGCTGAAACCTGGCGCTTCGACGGAACCTACAAGCTTGACGCTTATTGGGCACTGTTTGGCAGCCTGAACCGAGATACTCAACGCAACGATGCGGTGGTACGTCGTCCGAGTGATTACGACATCGATCGGCTCGAGGCCGGGGCACGCTACACGACGCGAGGTGGTACCTCATTCGAGCTGCTGGGACGCGAAAGCCGAGGCGACTTTCCAAACCGCGCTGCCAGCGTTCTTCGCGACAATGCTTACAAGCAGAAGGACGCCGAATTCCGGGTGCGGTGGCAGCCGGTCGGGCATTCGAAACTGTCGGCCTCGGTCGGGGTGTCTAAACGCGAGCACGAGCGAGCGCGGACGCGCAATTACGACGACGTTTACGGGAGGTTATCGTGGGAATGGCGACCGACCGGCCATCTGGGCCTGACCTTCGACGCGCAGCGTCAGATCAGCGGGCTCGACGACAACTTCACCACCTATTTCGAGACCGAAACCTACAGCCTGACCCCGGTCTGGTATGTCACCGGAAAGCTGCGGGTCGATGGTCTCTTGCAGTATCGTGCTAGAGATGGGCAGGGCCGTGGTAACAGCGATTTCATCGATCCGGCGGTGTTGGCACTGTTGGGTGATCGAGCGGCTCAGCGCACCGAGGACCTCTACACTTACAGCGTGGGCGCAACGTGGTCGATCCAGCGCAACCTGAGCGCCAGCGCGCAATGGCGGCACGACCGTCGCGATTCCAACATCAACTTCTACCAGTACCGCACCGACAGCGTCTCGATGTCGCTGCAGTACCTGTTCTAA
- a CDS encoding aminopeptidase, which translates to MPDTATLAERIRRRGLVVGLALLLGGCNGSFSPRYYWQAAHGQFELWRLARPLAEVDADRTSTQSLRDKLALAAEIRDWASREMALPDNGSYRRYADLGRPFVVWNVFATEPLSVKPRQSCFPIAGCVSYRGFFAEADARRHADALAHEGLDVHVSGVPAYSTLGWFDDPLLNTFIHYPETELVRLIVHELAHQIVYVRDDTEFNESFASAVEEEGVRRWLARPGKEGLREGFERAQMLRADFAALVTRYRDALDALYGSDLAESEKHAGKVRLLEELGTDYRALRDTRWAGFRGYDRWFAQDINNATLASIGLYTAARPAFTRLIAASPDMPAVWATMRELAALPRDERRARLGLPAFQETP; encoded by the coding sequence ATGCCGGACACCGCGACGCTGGCTGAGCGCATCCGGCGTCGCGGCCTCGTCGTCGGTCTGGCGCTGCTGCTCGGCGGCTGCAACGGCAGCTTCTCGCCGCGCTACTACTGGCAGGCGGCGCATGGCCAGTTCGAGCTGTGGCGACTGGCGCGCCCGCTGGCCGAGGTCGATGCCGACCGCACGAGCACGCAGTCGCTGCGCGACAAGCTCGCACTGGCGGCAGAGATCCGCGACTGGGCCAGCCGCGAGATGGCCCTGCCCGACAACGGCAGCTATCGCCGCTACGCCGACCTCGGGCGACCTTTCGTCGTCTGGAACGTCTTCGCCACCGAGCCGCTGTCGGTCAAGCCGCGCCAGTCCTGCTTCCCCATCGCCGGCTGCGTCAGCTATCGCGGCTTCTTCGCCGAAGCCGACGCACGCCGCCACGCCGACGCACTGGCGCACGAGGGGCTGGACGTGCACGTGAGCGGCGTGCCGGCCTACTCGACACTGGGCTGGTTCGACGACCCGCTGCTGAACACCTTCATCCACTACCCGGAAACGGAACTGGTGCGTCTCATCGTGCATGAGCTGGCGCACCAGATCGTCTATGTGCGCGACGACACCGAATTCAATGAGTCCTTCGCCAGCGCGGTGGAAGAAGAAGGCGTGCGCCGCTGGCTGGCACGCCCCGGCAAGGAAGGTCTGCGCGAAGGATTCGAGCGGGCGCAGATGCTGCGCGCCGATTTCGCTGCGCTGGTGACCCGCTACCGCGACGCACTGGATGCGCTCTACGGCAGCGATTTGGCGGAATCCGAAAAACACGCCGGCAAGGTGCGTCTGCTCGAAGAACTGGGCACGGATTATCGCGCTCTGCGCGACACGCGCTGGGCCGGCTTCCGCGGCTACGATCGCTGGTTCGCACAGGACATCAACAACGCGACGCTGGCTTCGATCGGCCTCTACACTGCAGCCAGACCGGCCTTCACGCGGCTGATAGCCGCCTCACCCGACATGCCCGCCGTATGGGCGACCATGCGCGAGCTGGCCGCACTGCCGCGCGACGAGCGACGCGCCCGGCTCGGCCTGCCCGCCTTCCAGGAAACGCCATGA
- a CDS encoding DUF3301 domain-containing protein, which produces MPTFELVSLLLIGGLIWFWLDSLNAREAGMEASRAACNAEGTQLLDDTVAIRSTSLARDEGGQMRIKRTYAFEYSDTGNNRRHGSVTLLGRRVIALYIAPHVV; this is translated from the coding sequence ATGCCAACCTTCGAACTCGTGTCGCTGCTGCTGATCGGCGGCCTGATCTGGTTCTGGCTCGACAGCCTGAATGCCCGCGAAGCGGGCATGGAAGCCAGTCGTGCCGCCTGCAACGCCGAAGGCACCCAGCTGCTCGATGATACCGTAGCCATCCGTTCGACCTCGCTCGCCCGCGACGAGGGCGGTCAGATGCGCATCAAACGGACCTATGCCTTCGAGTACAGCGATACCGGGAACAACCGGCGCCACGGCTCTGTCACGCTGCTCGGCCGACGCGTGATCGCGCTCTACATCGCGCCGCACGTCGTCTGA
- a CDS encoding undecaprenyl-phosphate glucose phosphotransferase, producing MVEMFLDPLSLILSLIACALYYGDTVDARYVVLSLVVFSLSFPGSSLLSMRPRRVIRQTVISWLLIAFILLFFGYASQYIENFPYEVVVSWLVAAPLTQLVAHFVARGYLQRAAAQEANQTRVIIVGCNDIGVSLAEQFETNPYLGVRCVGYFDDRAPERITQLNGLPLLGRLRDLAAYVKANRIDQIYLALPMASQPRILSLLDDLKDTTVSIFFAPDIFLTDLIQGRMDYVAGVPVVAVCDTPFTGINGLVKRASDIVLSIIILLLISPLLLAIAIGVKMSSPGPALFRQRRYGLDGKEIVVYKFRSMTVQEDGGVVKQATRNDQRITRFGGFLRRTSLDELPQFINVLQGRMSIVGPRPHAVSHNETYRKLIKGYMVRHKVKPGITGWAQVNGYRGETETVDKMQKRIEYDLEYLRTWSLGLDLWIIVKTVAVVFSDRNAY from the coding sequence ATGGTCGAAATGTTCCTCGACCCGCTGTCGCTCATCCTTTCGCTGATCGCCTGCGCGCTCTATTACGGCGATACCGTCGACGCACGCTATGTCGTGCTGTCGCTCGTCGTCTTTTCCTTGTCATTCCCCGGCTCGTCGCTGCTCAGCATGCGGCCGCGTCGGGTGATCCGGCAGACCGTGATCAGTTGGCTGCTGATCGCCTTCATCCTGCTGTTCTTCGGCTACGCCAGTCAGTACATCGAGAACTTCCCCTACGAGGTCGTGGTGTCCTGGCTGGTCGCGGCGCCGCTGACCCAGCTGGTCGCCCACTTCGTTGCCCGCGGCTATCTGCAGCGGGCCGCCGCGCAGGAAGCGAACCAGACCCGCGTCATCATCGTCGGCTGCAACGATATCGGTGTGTCTCTGGCCGAGCAGTTCGAAACCAATCCTTACCTGGGCGTGCGCTGTGTCGGCTACTTCGACGACCGCGCACCCGAGCGCATCACCCAGCTCAACGGCCTGCCGCTGCTCGGTCGCCTGCGCGATCTCGCCGCCTACGTGAAGGCGAACCGCATCGACCAGATCTACCTGGCGCTGCCGATGGCCAGCCAGCCGCGCATCCTGTCGCTGCTCGACGACCTGAAAGATACGACGGTCAGCATCTTCTTCGCACCGGACATTTTCCTGACCGACCTGATCCAGGGGCGCATGGACTACGTTGCGGGCGTCCCGGTGGTGGCCGTCTGCGACACGCCCTTCACCGGCATCAACGGTCTGGTCAAGCGCGCGAGCGACATCGTGCTGTCCATCATCATCCTGTTGCTGATATCGCCGCTGCTGCTGGCCATCGCCATCGGCGTCAAGATGAGCTCCCCCGGCCCCGCCCTGTTCCGTCAGCGCCGCTACGGCCTCGACGGCAAGGAAATCGTCGTCTACAAGTTCCGCTCGATGACCGTCCAGGAAGACGGCGGCGTGGTGAAACAGGCCACCCGCAACGATCAGCGCATCACCCGCTTCGGCGGCTTCCTGCGTCGCACCTCGCTCGACGAACTGCCGCAGTTCATCAACGTACTGCAGGGGCGCATGAGCATCGTCGGCCCGCGGCCGCACGCGGTGTCGCACAACGAGACTTACCGCAAGCTGATCAAGGGTTATATGGTCCGCCACAAGGTCAAGCCGGGGATCACCGGCTGGGCGCAGGTGAATGGCTACCGTGGCGAAACCGAAACCGTGGACAAGATGCAGAAGCGCATCGAGTACGACCTCGAATATCTGCGTACCTGGTCGCTCGGGCTGGACCTCTGGATCATCGTCAAGACGGTTGCCGTCGTGTTCAGCGACCGCAATGCGTACTGA
- the epsE gene encoding polysaccharide export protein EpsE — translation MTKFVRLLLGLCFGMLLLPAASAADAREYVLGSGDIIRVTVFQNPDLTVETRVTENGSITYPLIGGVTVGGLTLPATEKLIADKLRDGGFVLKPQVNVLLLQIRGNQVSVLGMVNRPGRYPIEIANTRVTDMLATAGGASVSGADIVTLVGTRNDKPFRAEIDIPALFQPEGINADIPVMGGDILYIHRAPVFYIYGEVNRPGSYRLERGMTVMQALAQGGGITLRGTDKRLKLHRRNAAGAVEAIEPDMSMTLQSDDVVYVRESLF, via the coding sequence ATGACGAAGTTCGTACGTCTGCTGCTAGGCCTTTGTTTCGGGATGCTGCTGCTGCCGGCCGCCAGTGCCGCCGATGCGCGTGAATACGTGCTCGGTTCGGGCGACATCATTCGCGTCACCGTGTTCCAGAATCCGGACCTGACGGTCGAGACGCGGGTGACCGAGAACGGCAGCATCACCTATCCGCTGATCGGTGGCGTGACGGTCGGCGGTCTGACGCTGCCGGCGACCGAGAAGCTGATCGCCGACAAGTTGCGCGACGGCGGTTTCGTGCTGAAGCCGCAGGTGAACGTGCTGCTGCTGCAGATCCGCGGCAACCAGGTTTCGGTCCTGGGCATGGTGAATCGCCCCGGCCGCTATCCGATCGAGATCGCCAACACCCGCGTCACCGACATGCTGGCAACTGCGGGCGGTGCGTCGGTCAGCGGCGCCGACATCGTGACGCTGGTCGGTACCCGCAACGACAAGCCCTTCCGCGCCGAGATCGACATTCCGGCCCTGTTCCAGCCGGAGGGGATCAATGCGGACATCCCTGTCATGGGGGGCGACATCCTCTACATCCACCGCGCGCCGGTGTTCTACATCTACGGTGAAGTGAATCGTCCGGGTTCCTATCGCCTCGAGCGCGGCATGACCGTGATGCAGGCGCTCGCCCAGGGCGGTGGCATCACGCTGCGCGGCACCGACAAGCGCCTCAAGCTGCATCGCCGCAATGCGGCCGGTGCGGTCGAGGCGATCGAGCCCGACATGTCGATGACGCTGCAGAGCGACGATGTCGTCTACGTGCGCGAAAGCCTTTTCTGA